In one Silene latifolia isolate original U9 population chromosome 10, ASM4854445v1, whole genome shotgun sequence genomic region, the following are encoded:
- the LOC141607984 gene encoding uncharacterized protein LOC141607984 — translation MKHQDWFEYIPNANTSWTWRQICKVKEKLKPGYEAGIWESTGNAYRPDAGYRWLVGEHEKVEWYPVILNKMNWPKHSFIAGLCARGRLLTKDRLVRFGVITDGDCELCGEESETVEHLFFECKYSQLCLALINDGRDKGQCNTIGDRIRGVADQV, via the coding sequence ATGAAACATCAGGACTGGTTTGAGTATATTCCTAATGCTAATACCAGTTGGACTTGGAGGCAAATCTGTAAAGTGAAGGAGAAGTTGAAGCCAGGTTATGAGGCAGGCATCTGGGAGTCTACTGGAAATGCTTATAGGCCTGATGCAGGATATAGATGGTTGGTGGGTGAGCATGAGAAGGTGGAGTGGTACCCTGTTATTTTGAATAAAATGAATTGGCCTAAACACTCTTTCATTGCTGGGTTGTGTGCACGGGGTAGGTTACTTACAAAAGATAGACTGGTGAGATTTGGAGTAATCACTGATGGAGATTGCGAGTTGTGTGGTGAGGAATCGGAGACTGTAGAACATTTATTCTTTGAATGCAAATATAGTCAGCTGTGTTTGGCATTGATCAATGATGGCCGGGATAAAGGACAGTGCAATACCATCGGGGATCGTATTCGTGGTGTTGCAGATCAAGTGTAG